One Deinococcus sp. LM3 genomic region harbors:
- a CDS encoding phosphotriesterase, which translates to MSAQTVTGPVPASELGFTLPHEHVLFGYPGYQGDLTLGPFDREAALSVCEDVARSLLARGVRTLVDATPNECGRDPAFLRDLSERSGLRILCSSGYYYEGEGAATYFKFRASLGGGEAEIEELMRHEVTVGIGSSGVRAGVIKLASSRDAITPYEQMFFRAAARVQRDTGVPIITHTQEGRQGPQQAQLLLSHGADPARIMIGHMDGNTDPAYHRETLSHGVSVAFDRLGLQGLVGTPTDAQRLDVLTTLLGEGFADRILLSHDSIWQWLGRPIPMPDAILGAVKDWHPLHLTDDILPELERRGVGAEQLRQMTVGNPARLFG; encoded by the coding sequence ATGAGTGCACAGACCGTTACCGGCCCCGTTCCTGCCAGCGAACTGGGATTCACCCTGCCGCACGAGCACGTCCTGTTCGGGTACCCCGGCTATCAGGGCGACCTGACGCTCGGCCCGTTCGACCGGGAGGCGGCCCTGAGTGTCTGCGAGGACGTGGCCCGCAGCCTGCTGGCGCGTGGCGTGAGGACGCTGGTGGACGCCACCCCGAACGAGTGCGGGCGCGACCCGGCGTTCCTGCGGGACCTGAGCGAACGCAGCGGCCTGCGGATCCTGTGCAGCAGCGGGTACTACTACGAGGGCGAGGGGGCCGCGACGTACTTCAAGTTCCGGGCGTCCCTGGGCGGCGGCGAGGCCGAGATCGAGGAACTGATGCGTCACGAGGTCACGGTGGGTATCGGATCAAGCGGCGTGCGGGCTGGGGTGATCAAGCTGGCCAGCAGCCGCGACGCGATCACGCCGTACGAGCAGATGTTCTTCCGCGCGGCGGCGCGCGTGCAGCGGGATACGGGCGTGCCGATCATCACACACACGCAGGAGGGGCGGCAGGGGCCGCAGCAGGCGCAGTTGCTGCTGTCGCACGGCGCGGACCCGGCCCGGATCATGATCGGGCACATGGACGGCAACACGGACCCCGCATACCACCGCGAGACGCTGTCGCACGGCGTGAGCGTCGCCTTCGACCGGCTGGGGTTGCAGGGGCTGGTGGGCACGCCCACCGACGCGCAGCGGCTGGACGTGCTGACCACACTGCTGGGCGAGGGCTTCGCCGACCGGATCCTGCTGTCGCATGATTCCATCTGGCAGTGGCTGGGCCGCCCGATTCCCATGCCGGACGCCATCCTGGGCGCCGTGAAGGACTGGCACCCACTGCACCTGACGGACGACATCCTGCCGGAACTGGAGCGGCGGGGGGTGGGGGCCGAGCAGCTGCGGCAGATGACCGTCGGGAACCCCGCGCGACTGTTCGGCTGA
- a CDS encoding RrF2 family transcriptional regulator, whose protein sequence is MWVSTKAQYGLRALIEIARRGGEAVPLKDVSERQGISQHYLEQIASNLRRAGFIKSIRGAHGGYRLARPAHEINAYDVVTAMEGSIAPVQCVEDDHVCDSQNVCGTQDLWYRVDTALRDVLGNTTLADLIAESERQQHARLVQLEPHYPPLG, encoded by the coding sequence ATGTGGGTGTCGACCAAAGCACAGTACGGCCTGCGCGCCCTGATCGAGATCGCGCGGCGCGGCGGCGAGGCCGTACCCCTCAAGGACGTGTCCGAACGCCAGGGCATCAGCCAGCACTACCTGGAGCAGATCGCCAGCAACCTGCGCCGCGCCGGGTTCATCAAGAGCATCCGCGGCGCGCACGGCGGCTACCGCCTCGCCCGCCCCGCCCACGAGATCAACGCCTACGACGTCGTGACCGCCATGGAAGGCAGCATCGCGCCCGTGCAGTGCGTCGAGGACGACCACGTCTGCGACAGCCAGAACGTCTGCGGCACCCAGGACCTCTGGTACCGCGTGGACACCGCCCTGCGCGACGTACTGGGCAACACCACCCTGGCCGACCTGATCGCCGAGAGCGAACGCCAGCAGCACGCCCGCCTCGTGCAACTCGAACCCCACTACCCACCCCTGGGGTAA
- a CDS encoding Glu/Leu/Phe/Val dehydrogenase produces MRASGLNWQGLMEQLQQALPHCEVTDQSLAYFKYPKRTVSVNLPVRMDDGSIRVFRGYRTVHSTSRGPSMGGVRLRAGINAHECEVLAAIMTLKAAVADLPLGGAKGGVDVDPATLSPHELEGLMRRYTSELVELIGHREDILAPDIGTDAQVMAWMLDTYNENTGQTSSGVVVGKPLALGGSYGSKDARGRSAALVAARVLRENGESVERARVAVYGFGDGGRKAAQTLAAAGALIVAVSDQDGAAYASGGLDLDALSAHREAHGTVRGFATDITADEVIELDVDVLMLAYDYGSVNAGNAHAVRARYVVETTNRAVLPEAERFLQGQNVTVIPDLIASIGGVVVNYLEWVQDASNFFWSEEEIESAIDARVDAAVDAVLEFMRTRQTDMRTAAYALALNRLHNATVMRGLYP; encoded by the coding sequence ATGCGGGCATCAGGACTCAACTGGCAGGGGCTCATGGAGCAACTCCAGCAGGCACTTCCCCACTGCGAGGTCACCGACCAGTCCCTCGCGTACTTCAAATACCCCAAACGCACCGTCAGCGTGAACCTCCCGGTCCGCATGGACGACGGCAGCATCCGCGTGTTCCGCGGCTACCGCACCGTCCACAGCACCTCACGCGGCCCCAGCATGGGCGGCGTGCGCCTGCGCGCCGGCATCAACGCCCACGAGTGCGAGGTGCTGGCCGCGATCATGACCCTCAAGGCCGCCGTGGCCGACCTGCCGCTCGGCGGGGCCAAGGGCGGCGTGGACGTGGACCCCGCCACCCTCAGTCCCCACGAACTCGAGGGCCTGATGCGCCGCTACACCAGCGAACTGGTCGAACTGATCGGCCACCGCGAGGACATCCTGGCCCCCGACATCGGCACCGACGCGCAGGTCATGGCCTGGATGCTCGACACCTACAACGAGAACACCGGCCAGACCAGCAGCGGCGTGGTCGTCGGCAAACCCCTGGCGCTGGGCGGCAGCTACGGCAGCAAGGACGCCCGTGGCCGCAGCGCCGCGCTGGTCGCCGCGCGCGTCCTGCGCGAGAACGGCGAGAGCGTGGAGCGCGCCCGCGTGGCCGTGTACGGCTTCGGGGACGGGGGCCGCAAGGCCGCGCAGACCCTCGCGGCGGCCGGCGCGCTGATCGTGGCCGTCAGCGATCAGGACGGCGCGGCGTACGCCAGCGGCGGCCTGGACCTCGACGCGCTCAGCGCCCACCGCGAGGCGCACGGCACGGTGCGCGGCTTCGCCACCGACATCACCGCCGACGAGGTCATCGAACTGGACGTGGACGTCCTGATGCTCGCCTACGACTACGGCAGCGTGAACGCCGGGAACGCCCACGCCGTGCGCGCCCGCTACGTCGTGGAGACCACCAACCGCGCCGTGCTGCCCGAGGCCGAACGCTTCCTGCAGGGTCAGAACGTCACGGTGATTCCCGACCTGATCGCCAGCATCGGCGGGGTCGTCGTGAACTACCTGGAATGGGTGCAGGACGCCAGCAACTTCTTCTGGAGCGAGGAGGAGATCGAGTCCGCCATCGACGCGCGCGTGGACGCCGCCGTGGACGCCGTGCTGGAATTCATGCGCACCCGCCAGACCGACATGCGCACCGCCGCCTACGCCCTGGCGCTCAACCGCCTGCACAACGCGACCGTCATGCGCGGCCTGTACCCGTAA
- a CDS encoding aminotransferase class IV translates to MNDPAWLHGTSAFTTVRTRRGAPLLWPEHLARLRHTCAFLGLPDPDPDLPPPDPHAWGLLRVTVTEGGTFASHRPLMPGPRPNGGVTVRLTNVQVHPQLGAHKTGNYFPYRLAAQQAAPAFEGLLLDAHGQVVDGSRTSPLLELDGQLIVPAGGLPSVTRAAFLRGLPHATRPVHAAELTRVTRAWVCGSGVGVVPVARLEGLSGKYPARDLGVQWPDTTDPALVWPGG, encoded by the coding sequence GTGAACGACCCCGCTTGGCTGCACGGCACGTCCGCCTTCACCACCGTCCGTACCCGGCGGGGCGCGCCGCTGCTGTGGCCAGAGCACCTCGCGCGACTGCGACACACCTGCGCGTTCCTGGGCCTGCCCGACCCGGACCCCGACCTGCCCCCGCCCGACCCGCACGCCTGGGGCCTGCTGCGCGTGACCGTCACGGAAGGCGGCACCTTCGCCTCGCACCGCCCCCTGATGCCCGGCCCCCGCCCGAACGGGGGTGTGACCGTCCGCCTGACCAACGTGCAGGTTCACCCGCAGCTCGGCGCGCACAAGACCGGCAATTACTTCCCGTACCGCCTCGCCGCGCAGCAGGCCGCGCCCGCCTTCGAGGGCCTGCTGCTGGACGCGCACGGGCAGGTGGTGGACGGCAGCCGCACCTCGCCGTTGCTGGAACTGGACGGGCAGCTGATCGTCCCGGCGGGCGGCCTGCCCTCCGTGACCCGCGCCGCCTTCCTTCGAGGCCTGCCGCACGCCACCCGGCCTGTCCACGCAGCCGAACTGACCCGAGTCACCCGCGCCTGGGTGTGCGGCAGCGGCGTGGGCGTGGTGCCGGTGGCCCGCCTCGAAGGCCTGAGCGGCAAGTACCCGGCGCGTGACCTGGGTGTGCAGTGGCCGGACACGACCGACCCGGCGCTCGTCTGGCCCGGCGGTTGA
- a CDS encoding chorismate-binding protein → MNGPAALPDRLFPARPSPADVLRRLRAAGAPGVVLLESLGPAVPYGSRSFLSAWPRRVSHELPPRPPGNAFFPAWLGGLKYEAARAFGLAAHAPHGQAMWWGEYPSGLMWDRAAGTLEVVGEPHVDWAALLALEPGPEPALSVGPFGADDVDYPAGVRAVQDLIRAGEVYQVNLSRGVRAGATGDPLAAYLRLREVNPSPFMAFADLGTEVVVSCSPERLVRWQRDPGGQEDELSARPIAGTRRRGETPAEDAALEAELRASGKEVAEHTMLVDLVRHDLGRVAAPGSVSVPDLMLVERYSHVMHLVSEVTAQARPDTTLREVLAATFPGGTITGAPKERVMEAIAALEPGPRGWYTGALGLVSGAAVDLNILIRTAAFTRTNGENWTVEVRAGGGTVIDADPAREAQETVHKAQALLSVLAGVPGRAAQPPAPPTPGVPWSPPPAATRTGLRVLLLDNRDSFTWNLVHDLRALGAQVDVRSQDEGLADLLALTPDAVLVGPGPGTPDSSGVTLPLTRACLEGNVPLLGVCLGHQALGQVLGGRVERAQPVHGRPEFARHAGTGLFAGVPQDAPFGRYHSLVVRGLNPAFVTATSADGEVMALEVPGRPAWGVQFHPESVLSPAGRTLLGNWLTLSAAWRGQ, encoded by the coding sequence GTGAACGGCCCCGCTGCCCTGCCTGACCGCCTCTTCCCTGCCCGGCCCTCCCCGGCGGACGTGCTGCGCCGCCTGCGCGCGGCGGGCGCGCCGGGCGTGGTGCTGCTGGAGTCGCTGGGGCCAGCCGTGCCGTACGGGTCGCGGTCGTTCCTGAGCGCGTGGCCGCGGCGGGTGTCGCACGAGCTGCCGCCCCGCCCGCCTGGGAACGCGTTCTTTCCGGCGTGGCTGGGCGGCCTGAAGTACGAGGCGGCCCGCGCGTTCGGGCTGGCCGCGCACGCCCCGCACGGGCAGGCGATGTGGTGGGGCGAGTACCCGTCCGGGCTGATGTGGGACCGCGCGGCGGGCACGCTGGAGGTCGTGGGCGAGCCGCACGTGGACTGGGCGGCGCTGCTGGCGCTGGAACCGGGGCCGGAGCCGGCACTGAGCGTGGGGCCGTTCGGCGCGGACGACGTGGATTACCCGGCGGGCGTTCGGGCCGTGCAGGACCTGATCCGCGCCGGTGAGGTGTATCAGGTGAACCTGTCGCGCGGCGTGCGGGCCGGGGCGACCGGTGATCCGCTGGCGGCGTACCTGCGACTGCGGGAGGTGAACCCCAGTCCGTTCATGGCCTTCGCGGACCTGGGCACCGAGGTGGTCGTGTCGTGCAGCCCGGAGCGGCTGGTGCGCTGGCAGCGTGACCCGGGCGGGCAGGAGGATGAACTGAGTGCGCGGCCCATTGCGGGCACCCGGCGGCGCGGCGAGACGCCCGCCGAGGACGCCGCCCTGGAAGCCGAACTGCGCGCCAGTGGCAAGGAGGTCGCCGAGCACACCATGCTGGTGGACCTCGTGCGGCACGACCTGGGCCGCGTGGCCGCGCCGGGCAGCGTCAGCGTGCCCGACCTGATGCTGGTCGAGCGTTACAGCCACGTGATGCATCTGGTGTCGGAGGTCACGGCGCAGGCCCGCCCGGACACGACGCTGCGCGAGGTGCTGGCCGCCACCTTCCCCGGCGGGACGATCACGGGCGCGCCCAAGGAGCGGGTCATGGAGGCCATCGCGGCGCTGGAGCCGGGGCCGCGCGGCTGGTACACCGGGGCGCTGGGCCTCGTGAGCGGCGCGGCCGTGGACCTGAACATCCTGATCCGCACGGCGGCCTTCACGCGGACCAATGGGGAGAACTGGACGGTGGAGGTCCGCGCGGGCGGCGGCACCGTCATCGACGCCGACCCCGCGCGCGAGGCGCAGGAGACCGTGCACAAGGCCCAGGCTCTCCTGAGCGTGCTGGCGGGCGTGCCGGGCCGCGCCGCGCAGCCGCCCGCGCCGCCCACGCCGGGCGTGCCGTGGTCGCCTCCGCCTGCCGCCACGCGCACGGGGCTGCGGGTGCTGCTGCTGGACAACCGCGATTCGTTCACCTGGAATCTGGTGCATGACCTGCGGGCGCTGGGCGCGCAGGTGGACGTGCGCTCCCAGGACGAAGGGCTGGCGGACCTGCTGGCCCTGACCCCAGACGCCGTGCTGGTCGGCCCCGGCCCCGGCACGCCGGACTCCAGCGGGGTCACGTTGCCCCTGACCCGCGCGTGCCTGGAAGGGAACGTGCCGCTGCTGGGTGTGTGCCTGGGACATCAGGCGCTGGGGCAGGTGCTGGGCGGCCGGGTGGAGCGGGCGCAGCCGGTGCACGGGCGGCCCGAGTTCGCGCGGCACGCCGGGACCGGCCTGTTCGCAGGCGTGCCGCAGGACGCGCCGTTCGGGCGGTACCACTCGCTGGTCGTGCGCGGCCTGAACCCGGCGTTCGTGACGGCCACCAGCGCGGACGGCGAGGTCATGGCGCTGGAGGTGCCGGGGCGGCCCGCGTGGGGCGTGCAGTTCCACCCGGAAAGCGTGCTGAGTCCCGCCGGGCGGACCCTGCTGGGCAACTGGCTGACCCTCAGCGCCGCGTGGCGGGGCCAGTGA
- a CDS encoding Glu/Leu/Phe/Val dehydrogenase: protein MTATQDPSHQDPAHEPQKKYGAHDIPSYLDPNNLGPYEIYLEQVERVTPYLGKLAYWVETLKRPKRILVVDVPIHLDDGTVAHFEGYRVQHNTSRGPAKGGVRFHQDVTLSEVMALSAWMTVKNAAVNLPYGGGKGGIRIDPRKYSTGELERLTRRYTTEIGLIIGPEKDIPAPDVNTNPQTMAWMMDTYSMNVGRTATGVVTGKPVSLGGSLGRADATGRGVFVSGAEAMKKLGMPMQGARVAVQGFGNVGEAASRIFHEHGARIVAIQDVSGTVHSSAGIDPKAALEHLRRTGSILGLPGTEELKRDEFWDVDCDVLIPAALEKQITLENAGRIRARLIVEGANGPTIPAADDLLAERGVTVVPDVLANAGGVTVSYFEWVQDFSSFFWTEDEINKRLDRIMSEAFVSLWDVKERHGVTLRTAVYIVACTRVLEARALRGLYP from the coding sequence ATGACCGCCACCCAGGACCCCAGCCATCAGGACCCCGCGCACGAGCCCCAGAAGAAGTACGGCGCGCACGACATTCCCAGCTACCTCGACCCGAACAACCTCGGGCCGTACGAGATCTACCTCGAGCAGGTCGAGCGCGTCACGCCGTACCTGGGTAAACTCGCGTACTGGGTCGAGACCCTCAAGCGGCCCAAACGCATTCTGGTCGTGGACGTGCCCATCCACCTCGACGACGGCACCGTCGCGCACTTCGAGGGGTACCGCGTGCAGCACAACACCTCGCGCGGCCCCGCCAAGGGCGGCGTGCGCTTTCACCAGGACGTGACGCTCAGCGAGGTCATGGCGCTCTCGGCCTGGATGACCGTCAAGAACGCCGCCGTGAACCTCCCGTACGGCGGCGGCAAGGGCGGCATCCGCATCGACCCGCGCAAGTACTCCACCGGTGAGCTGGAGCGCCTGACGCGCCGCTACACCACCGAGATCGGCCTGATCATCGGGCCGGAAAAGGACATTCCCGCGCCGGACGTGAACACCAACCCGCAGACCATGGCCTGGATGATGGACACGTACTCCATGAACGTGGGCCGCACCGCCACCGGCGTCGTGACCGGCAAACCCGTGTCGCTGGGCGGCAGCCTGGGCCGCGCGGACGCCACCGGGCGCGGCGTGTTCGTCTCGGGTGCCGAGGCCATGAAGAAACTCGGCATGCCCATGCAGGGCGCGCGGGTGGCCGTGCAGGGCTTCGGGAACGTCGGTGAGGCCGCCTCGCGCATCTTCCACGAGCACGGCGCGCGGATCGTGGCCATTCAGGACGTGAGCGGCACCGTCCACAGCAGCGCCGGCATCGACCCGAAAGCCGCGCTGGAGCACCTGCGCCGCACCGGCTCCATCCTGGGCCTGCCCGGCACCGAGGAACTGAAACGCGACGAGTTCTGGGACGTGGACTGCGACGTGCTGATCCCCGCCGCGCTGGAAAAACAGATCACGCTGGAGAACGCCGGGCGTATCAGGGCCCGCCTGATCGTCGAGGGCGCCAACGGCCCCACCATCCCCGCCGCCGACGACCTGCTCGCCGAGCGCGGCGTGACCGTCGTCCCGGACGTGCTGGCCAACGCGGGCGGCGTGACCGTGTCGTACTTCGAGTGGGTGCAGGACTTCAGCTCGTTCTTCTGGACCGAGGACGAGATCAACAAACGCCTCGACCGCATCATGAGCGAGGCCTTCGTGAGCCTCTGGGACGTGAAGGAACGCCACGGCGTGACCCTGCGCACCGCCGTGTACATCGTCGCCTGCACCCGCGTGCTCGAAGCGCGCGCCCTGCGCGGCCTGTACCCCTGA
- a CDS encoding polyprenyl synthetase family protein has product MTGVADLCVPDVTFDARLREVLRSDVEFIELIGDDLVAAGGKRVRPTLVLLAAQALGARPGGAAARWSDVVDLGVGVELLHSASLLHDDLIDDADTRRGQQAAFRRFGNVVSVMSGDFMLSRLLVLLSGLPGGPALTRMFGQTASVICEGEVLQFQLAAYQEYELRHYLQVIHGKTAALTELAASAPAVLLGASAPAQEALATFGREYGMAFQMQDDLLDLSGEEAVIGKPVGGDLREGKATLPVLALLDGPHADEVRAVVERRAAQPGDVERVRALAVQSGALERTRDEIRRRARLAIRALDVLPASEAREALSRLAQREIDRLN; this is encoded by the coding sequence ATGACTGGTGTAGCTGACCTCTGCGTTCCGGACGTGACTTTCGACGCGCGTCTGCGCGAGGTGCTGCGCTCGGACGTGGAGTTCATCGAGTTGATCGGGGACGATCTGGTCGCGGCGGGCGGTAAGCGCGTGCGGCCCACGCTGGTGCTGCTGGCCGCGCAGGCGCTGGGAGCGCGTCCGGGCGGCGCGGCGGCCCGCTGGAGCGACGTGGTGGACCTGGGCGTGGGGGTGGAGCTGCTGCACTCGGCGTCGCTGCTGCACGACGACCTGATCGACGACGCCGACACGCGGCGCGGGCAGCAGGCGGCGTTCCGGCGTTTCGGGAACGTGGTGAGCGTCATGAGCGGGGATTTCATGCTGTCGCGGCTGCTGGTGCTGCTGTCGGGCCTGCCGGGCGGGCCGGCCCTGACGCGCATGTTCGGGCAGACGGCCAGCGTGATCTGCGAGGGCGAGGTGCTGCAGTTCCAGCTGGCGGCGTACCAGGAGTACGAGCTGCGGCATTACCTGCAGGTGATTCACGGCAAGACGGCCGCCCTGACCGAGCTGGCGGCGTCGGCCCCGGCGGTGCTGCTGGGGGCGTCCGCGCCGGCGCAGGAGGCGCTGGCGACCTTCGGGCGCGAGTACGGCATGGCCTTCCAGATGCAGGACGACCTGCTGGACCTGTCGGGCGAGGAGGCCGTGATCGGCAAGCCGGTGGGCGGCGACCTGCGCGAGGGCAAGGCGACGCTGCCGGTGCTGGCGCTGCTGGACGGCCCGCATGCCGACGAGGTGCGCGCGGTCGTGGAGCGGCGGGCGGCGCAGCCGGGGGATGTGGAGCGGGTGCGGGCGCTGGCGGTGCAGTCGGGCGCGCTGGAGCGCACGCGCGACGAGATCCGCCGCCGGGCGCGGCTGGCGATCCGGGCGCTGGACGTGCTGCCGGCCTCCGAGGCGCGTGAGGCGCTTTCCCGGCTGGCGCAGCGTGAAATCGACCGCCTGAACTGA
- a CDS encoding cytochrome P450 codes for MTASATAAALPPRPPGLPLVGHAPALMRDVLGFMTRISREYGDVVRVGLGGREVWVVSHPADIETLHIQTGRLFDKGLRRDPLLARLLGGGLLLSEGDFWLRQRRLAQPAFHSARIQGYLSVMQTQTQALCQDWAAGGVRDVNADLSSMTMRIVMRSVMGLPENSEQVERISRALDDALTGFRRNYGVPLPAGVPTPARRQFRRGSDDIDAVMTQLIAERRAAGGTHDDLLDMLLSARDDSGQPMTDPQLLDEVKNILLAGHDTTASTLSFALYLLATHPDTEQRLAQELGGVLGGRLPELGDLRSLPFLDAVIKETLRLYPAAWSTQREARQEVTVGGYVAPPGTLFVINHWVTQRDPRFFDAPEEFRPERWLDGLEARLPKYAYFPFGGGGRICIGREFARLEAATVLTGLVQAFTYQTVRPLRLEPAISLRPQAGLPLRVQPREGTAVNG; via the coding sequence ATGACTGCCTCTGCAACCGCCGCTGCCCTGCCGCCGCGCCCGCCGGGCCTGCCTCTGGTGGGGCACGCGCCCGCCCTGATGCGGGACGTGCTGGGCTTCATGACCCGTATCAGCCGCGAGTACGGGGACGTGGTGCGCGTGGGGCTGGGTGGGCGCGAGGTGTGGGTGGTGAGTCACCCGGCCGACATCGAGACGCTGCACATCCAGACGGGCCGCCTGTTCGACAAGGGCCTGCGGCGCGACCCGCTGCTGGCGCGGCTGCTGGGCGGCGGCCTGCTGCTCTCGGAGGGGGACTTCTGGCTGCGGCAACGGCGACTGGCGCAGCCTGCCTTCCACAGCGCCCGCATCCAGGGGTACCTGAGCGTCATGCAGACGCAGACGCAGGCGCTCTGCCAGGACTGGGCGGCGGGCGGCGTGCGGGACGTCAATGCCGACCTGTCGAGCATGACCATGCGGATCGTGATGCGCAGCGTGATGGGCCTCCCCGAGAACAGCGAACAGGTCGAGCGCATCTCACGCGCGCTGGACGACGCGCTGACCGGCTTCCGGCGCAACTACGGCGTGCCGCTCCCGGCGGGCGTCCCCACCCCCGCCCGCCGTCAGTTCCGGCGGGGCAGTGACGACATCGACGCCGTCATGACGCAACTGATCGCCGAGCGCCGCGCGGCGGGCGGCACTCACGACGACCTGCTGGACATGCTGCTCTCGGCGCGGGACGACAGCGGGCAGCCCATGACCGACCCGCAACTGCTGGACGAGGTGAAGAACATCCTGCTCGCCGGGCACGACACGACCGCCAGCACCCTGAGTTTCGCGCTGTACCTGCTCGCCACGCACCCCGACACCGAGCAGCGGCTCGCGCAGGAGCTGGGTGGCGTGCTGGGTGGCCGCCTGCCGGAACTGGGCGACCTGCGTAGCCTGCCGTTCCTGGACGCCGTCATCAAGGAAACGCTGCGCCTGTACCCGGCCGCGTGGAGCACGCAGCGCGAGGCGCGGCAGGAGGTGACGGTCGGCGGGTACGTCGCCCCGCCCGGCACGCTGTTCGTGATCAACCACTGGGTCACGCAGCGCGACCCGCGCTTCTTCGACGCGCCCGAGGAATTCCGGCCGGAACGCTGGCTGGACGGCCTGGAAGCCCGCCTGCCCAAGTACGCGTACTTCCCGTTCGGTGGGGGCGGCCGCATCTGCATCGGCCGGGAGTTCGCGCGCCTGGAAGCCGCGACCGTCCTGACCGGACTGGTGCAGGCCTTCACCTACCAGACCGTGCGCCCCCTGCGCCTGGAACCCGCCATCAGCCTCCGCCCCCAGGCGGGCCTGCCCCTGCGCGTGCAACCCAGAGAAGGAACGGCGGTGAATGGTTGA
- the panB gene encoding 3-methyl-2-oxobutanoate hydroxymethyltransferase — protein sequence MKRSIPELQHSDAPLVMVTAYDYPGGRHAEAAGVDLILVGDSLGNVVLGYDSTAPVTLGDMIHHARAVRRGAPGTFMVVDLPFGTYHTGVQDAMRSAVRVIQETGADAIKMEGATPEILQVVQTLTRNGIPVMGHVGLMPQTATAQGGLRVQGKDDETARATLEGAVALEAAGAFSVVLEAIPARLANLISERLSVPTIGIGAGVGCDGQVLVTHDLLGVYEGEDKKIAKRYAEVGRLSREAIETYAAEVRGRHFPTKENSFVMKDDVLGKLY from the coding sequence ATGAAACGCAGCATTCCGGAGTTGCAGCACTCCGACGCACCGCTGGTGATGGTCACCGCCTACGATTACCCCGGCGGGCGGCACGCCGAGGCGGCCGGCGTGGACCTGATCCTGGTCGGGGACAGCCTCGGGAACGTGGTCCTGGGCTACGACAGCACCGCGCCCGTCACGCTGGGCGACATGATCCACCACGCCCGCGCGGTGCGGCGCGGCGCGCCCGGCACGTTCATGGTCGTGGACCTGCCGTTCGGCACGTACCACACGGGCGTGCAGGACGCCATGCGCAGCGCCGTGCGGGTCATCCAGGAGACCGGCGCCGACGCCATCAAGATGGAGGGCGCCACGCCCGAAATCCTGCAGGTGGTGCAGACCCTGACCCGCAACGGCATTCCCGTCATGGGTCACGTGGGCCTGATGCCGCAGACCGCGACCGCCCAGGGTGGCCTGCGCGTGCAGGGCAAGGACGACGAGACGGCCCGCGCGACCCTGGAAGGTGCCGTGGCGCTGGAGGCCGCCGGGGCGTTCAGCGTGGTCCTGGAGGCCATTCCGGCCCGGCTGGCGAACCTGATCAGCGAACGCCTGAGCGTGCCCACCATCGGCATCGGGGCGGGCGTCGGGTGCGACGGGCAGGTGCTCGTCACGCACGACCTGCTGGGCGTGTACGAGGGTGAGGACAAGAAGATCGCCAAACGCTACGCCGAGGTGGGCCGCCTGTCCCGCGAGGCCATCGAAACCTACGCCGCCGAGGTGCGCGGGCGGCACTTCCCCACGAAGGAGAATTCCTTCGTGATGAAGGACGACGTGCTGGGCAAACTGTACTGA